The sequence below is a genomic window from Mercenaria mercenaria strain notata chromosome 14, MADL_Memer_1, whole genome shotgun sequence.
CAAACCGCGAAAATCACAGCAAAACCTGATAGATTTGTCGGCTTTAGAAATCATTACAATGGGACTATTCCATGGGCTTTGAGGACATTTTTCAATAATACCATCACTCTccattttctaaatttcttcCTCCGCAGCCTTACGCTTTGCTAAAGGAATGCGATATGGGTACTTTTTAACAGGTTTTTCATTACCAGTATCAATTGTATGTGTTACAACTGTGGAATGACCAATATCACTGGAACCTTTACTAAACACATTTTGACGCTTAATCAAGAATGATTTTAGCTCCTCCTTTTGAGTAGAATCAagatttttagaagatttttcaaataaatctgttattaataaatgttcaggcaatttatcatttttctgtacattttctgAATGAACATGACCAACAGACTGTGATTCAACTACTTCAACCGGTTCTAATATACCTGTTGTGGTATCTTTGTAAATCTTGACTGGTTTGTTTGAAAAATTGGCCAATCTTATTGGAACTTGGCCCACTTTTGGGTCAACTAACACCTTTGCAACCAAAATACCTGTTTTCTCAACAAAATCACAAGAACCTTCAACTAAACAAGTTCTAGACTTGCCTACATGATCAAGAATTTTTGCTTGTACCATAACCTCAGAATTTGGTTCAATAACAATATTCTCAGAAACAGCAATTCTGCAGCAATTTGACCTAGATCATGTTTGAGATAACAAGGAATTTTGTCACCTTTACCATCATACAATTTTTGCTAATTATCAAATCACAACTGTGTGCCCGCATAAAATCTATTCCAAGGATAGCCTCCTGTGCTATATCTGATATCAACATCTCATGTTGAAGTATATGACCACCCAAACAAATTTCCATAATTGCTTTTCCTAGAAAAGGTTTACTTTCTCCAGTTACTGTACATAGCATTGTTGTAACAGGCAAAATTTCTGGCTTTGTACCATTTTCCCATTCATCCAAGATGTTGCTACTTATTATAGAAACATTAGCACCAGAATCACACAAACACGAAAcaagatttttatttagcattgcATCACAAAGATATCCATTCTGTTTGCCTAAACTATCTACTTGAATGGTTTTCGGACCTTACATTCTTGTTGGTCTGGGTGCGCCCTCCAGCCCGACCTTTGTCCGTTCCCGAAAATCTATTACCTTGGAAGTTCTTGTCATTATCATAATTGAAATTTCTGTTCTGGCCCTCTGTTATTGTTAAATCTATTTTGTGTTTTGATAAGACCTATTATTATTGAACCTTTTCCTATAATTTTGACCCCCTCCTGGCCTAAATTGCCCTGACTGATGATTTTGTACAGGTCAATCCCATTATCTTGTCTAGTATTATATGACCTATAAGATTGATCATTCTGTTGTTTGTAACCCTTGTCTGTGAATCTAATTGCTCTACTCTCTCTGTTAACCTATCTATTTTTCCTAGAATATTTTCTAACTCTGGTTTTTGTGTAGACTGGTTTTTCCCAGTGTAAGCATTTACCGGTTCATTATGTACCCTCTGTTTATCAGCCAACTTATGTGTCTCTAACCTGACGGCAATTGTTTCGgcttcagaaataaattttggaCAGCATTCTCTAAGACGTAACCTTATATCAGAATCTTCAAGACTATCAATGAAAGCATCTAGCGCCAAAATTTCTATTAGCTCAGAATTGCATCTGGATATGCCTGTCGGTCAGCTTTTTAACGCGCTGAGCTAGCTCTGGAATAGACTCAGATTTTCCCCTTGATAAAGATTTTAATTGTGACCTAAAAATTTCAGCCTTATTTCTAGTACCAAATCTTGCCTCAGGACCTCAACTAGACTATCATAATCCCTTTTCTGAAATTCTGACATTTCACTCAAAAGTGACCTAGCATTTCCTATCAGACTGCCTGCCAAATATAGAGATTTTGCTGAATAGTTCCAGTTATTTATCTCTGAAACTATGTTGAACGTGTCAAATATTCTGAAATATCTGTGGACCCATCATACACCTGGGTTTCATTTTAAGATTATTACATTATTCACAGAATAACTGGATTGTCATTTTGATTAGtgtttacatttctgtatgttGGTAGTTCAGGCATAGATAATTTTGTCTTGGCCTTAAATCAGTATTCATACCATTTGAATCAATATCTCTGAAGTTAAAATTAACTTCTGGGTCGGGTGTGTCCTTCAGAAATCTTACCATGTACCCTATGCAAATCTGATCCAATTGATTCCATTCTATCCTGCATTGATcatgtaactgttttaaagtactagTCATGGAGCTCATTCTTTTGTCATAGCACTTAATTTATCCTCAAGCAATGAGTTATTCTGAGAAATATCTCTGATAGAGTACTTGTTCTATCCCCACTTAGCATACTATCATTTTCCATGTTTGTTTCTGAATTGACAgtgttttccatttttaaatcAATAATACACTGCAAAAATACACAATCAAGTATTTGTAATCAATTCTGCTAATCTGTgtattctttttctattttcaggtttcCACACAAGGCTGAGTGCAACTAGATCAATGTACCTTTGCAATAATTTGTtcgaatattaaataaaatattgcaaaatctttttttatatcaattttctattattcctgtgaaaattttttttattcttgctCAACAAGACTTTCCTGAAAATTTCACAACAATTTCCCTTTTTAATCACATTTTCTTATAAATCTtttcttatttaaacaaaaataatttatcccacttctgacaccaaaatGTTAGGATGGATCGAGGGCCAACCGCTAaataagaaaagcaataaaagtttactatatttattttcacacTCAACCTGGtgtaaaaatatgtcaatatttatttatacaacaacaatatttaactgtaaccattcattgaataatacctgtattttatgagtaTTCATGCTCAATATATcttctttatctttatttttatctttatctttatcttattCTATCTTTACCATTTAGATCAATATCCAGTCTCCAACTGATGGCCATTTAAAATTCGgcctatttatatgaatgtttttgtttacattgtgatgTCATTTAGAATCAGGTTTTCCCGTAAAAACTGGGTCGCCCTCTAGaattctgggaaacaaaatggcggacattcACAACGTTGTTGCAGGAGCAActttataaaattaatacaagataatacataaatgattgaaatattaATTATGGATATTACTTAAAAAGGTACATTTCTTAATGGTATTATCAATAATGGTTACTATATATTTTTCGAGAAGTATTACTTTTTGACTGAAAAGACATTGCATAAAGTAGGTGGGGAACAGCACATCAATATGATAgcataggcgctgagcatccaggagtaaGGGCAATCattatagagttgagaggacagaggccgagcatctatgcgataggactcgtatgttgttgattcaaagacattgtctgacgggaacttcaacaaaaagaccagtcaagtatagtctcCAGCCtgtaggagtttgagctaattgaaaattgttagttcgaaacatttagtgatttgcctgatccctgaaattgtctagctcataattaaaatcatttacgaatcattggtacacgaatcatttaggcaaggtagccagaggaaaggaaaattctatatatgagatatttgatctcaccagctctacgttttaacaaaggacattctacatcgtttgtcagctaatctaagacatagtcaccttagcgattggacccaaaccattgttcaagatactaaaggcgtaggcatttctctgggtcatataactcgtatcctgacaagtAATTTAAAACATctctaaaacatccatgtaaaaatgcaaagcatatctaaaaacagttatgtaaaaatgtatatacgagggatgttcgaaatgaattgcttatttctatctggagacttcaaatttcaagttagcccaaaagggctcatttcatgccctcgaagtactccccgtggctagaaatggaaagtttcagccgatgtatccacttcttgaaggcgtcacggtacgctgatttgggcacagtaataaggtactgatgaatgccagatccaagtgcctgtcgggactggtatttccgcccagtaaggaatgatttcaatttcggaaacaaaaagaaatcacatggggcaaggtctggggaatacggggggtgaggcaaaacagttactttttctttctgcaaacacgccgtaactattgcgggggtattgtcatgtagaagacggacatgtttaaaaccagtggcagggcgtcgtttctgataatactttttcagtttcttcagtactacgtctttgtagtactttccggtgatgcttttgccctttttcaccggcacttttattgcgactcctttaccagagaagaagattgcatacaaagaacgtttggcaattattgggcgtttgctgtgtttagtgcccagatcttattgctaacctttctgacgggctcaaaataatggacccaggtttcatcacctgtgacgacattggcaaactgctttttgtcatattttggaaacatttgaagcagcttttggCCCACTTTAACCCTTTGCctttttgctcatcagtcaacagatgtggcaccatctagcagaaatctttctgacttcaaatgcttcttcaaaataaggtgaacgttgatagtgatatgcctaccgttcgtgcaatatcacgaactgtaaatctggcatctccttcaatgatttcctttattttggaaacgatttctttacgagatgcaaattttggcctacctgatttcggtgcatttttgatggactctacaccagactcaaatttctttttccaccgccgaactgtgtcataagacacacaagaaggtccataagcagtagaaagttcagtcatcagctgcttcaaagaacaaccaagttctgagcgagctttgatgtaagcccgtatttcatctttcttgtcgacgcttctaccaaccatttttactacagtggtcaatgattgcgtgtatataaatggcaaattttaagtcttacacttagtctaacatgtacatttatacaccgttgtgtaggtattgaataaccctatacaggtaggtattggtttttatcgtgccccacgtggatatcgagctagaggacaataagcaattcatatcgaacactcctcgtacgtgtgttaaaatatcagctgcaaacataataatattgcaagatgtaaacaatgcagatcatgatcagactgcacaggtgatcttgatctgcactggtcgcaaaggcagatacaATTGCGCTTAGCAAGGGAAGGGTTAAAACAGCTCAACACATCTCAACAAAATGATTTTGCATACAGAGCCAAAAGATATACTTGCATTTGAATCACTTAAGATCTGTTCCTGAGAGAAACTTGTTGCAATGGTGTGTTTTGTCctctttcattttaatttgaaattatgaaaattaatgtaCAAATGAAACATGGTCATAAAACTAACcaatttctacttttagcttCCACATCAGTTGAAGACGGGCCAGAGTCAAAGAAACCCAGGTGTGAAAGTAAGTATCCTCTATTCAGTTAATTATGTAAAAGAATGTGCAATTTTAATGAAGCACGATCTctcgaaaatgtaaagaaataataaaataaattcaattttaaatatttattatcacaTGGAATGTTGTAGAGAACATAATTTACAGAATCATAAGCCGCGTTGTGCAAAAACCAGCCTTATGACGAAtgcaaccagtatggatccagatcagcctgcacatctgtgcagctTGATCATCATTCTGTTCTCTGTCCAGTCAGTATAGGTATCATGAAATGTTCATCATCAGTATAGATCCTGATCAGACGGATCAGTGCAGTcagatcaggatccatactgtgtTCTATTACGTCAGTATAGGTGTCATGTCATGAGATGTTCAGTGACGAGTAttgatcatgatcaaactgcatggatgtgcaggctgatctggatctatACTGGTTGCAAACACCCTAAGGCAGGTTTTTGCATGACGCAGCTCAAttacatatttaagaaataaaatgcatgttttcttttttcat
It includes:
- the LOC128548111 gene encoding uncharacterized protein LOC128548111, giving the protein MENTVNSETNMENDSMLSGDRTTETIAVRLETHKLADKQRVHNEPVNAYTGKNQSTQKPELENILGKIDRLTERVEQLDSQTRRKKRRKKRKRKEEKDRKEKERKAHEEKEEKVRQEKEKEKEEKQINEEKNKKERENQKSKNEENERKEKDEKERQKNQEEIRK